From the genome of Pseudomonas mohnii:
AGGCCGCGCGTTATCGTCAGCGCTTGCAGGAAGTGCTGGCCGAAACCCAGCAACTCAACGAAGAGCTGCAGGTGCAACAAGAAGAGCTCAAGACCGCCAACGAGGAGCTCGAAGAACAGTCGCGAATCCTCAAGGAGTCCCAGGCACACCTGGAAACCCAGCAGGTGGAGCTGGAGCAGACCAACGAACAACTCGCCGAACAAGCAACGATTCTGGCCGAGCAGCGCGACGCCATGGACCTGAAGAACACCGAGCTCAATCAGGCCCAGCGTCAACTCGAAGAGCGCGCCGAAGAGCTGCAGCGTTCCAGTAAGTACAAGTCGGAATTTCTCGCCAACATGTCCCACGAACTGCGCACGCCGCTGAACAGTTCGTTGATCCTGGCCAAGTTGCTGGCGGAAAACCCTCAGGAGAACCTCAGCGCCGAACAAGTCAAGTTCGCCGAATCGATCTATAGCGCCGGTAATGACTTGCTCAACCTGATCAACGACATTCTCGATATTTCCAAGGTCGAGGCCGGAAAACTCGAGATCCGCCCGGAAAACACCAGCGTTGCGCGTCTGGTGGATGGTTTGCGCGGGATGTTCCAGGCATTGGCCACGGACAAGCAACTGGCGTTCCACGCCACGCTGGAAGACAGCGCTCCTTCGTTGATCTTTACCGACCGCCAGCGCCTGGAACAGGTGATCAAGAACCTGCTGTCCAACGCGGTGAAGTTCACCGAAAAGGGCAGCGTCAGCCTCAGCGTTGCCTCGGCGCCCAACCACGGCATTGCCTTTACTGTGCGCGACACAGGGATCGGCATTGCCGAGGATCAGCAGGAAAGTATTTTCGAAGCCTTTCGCCAGGCCGATGGCACCACCAATCGCCGTTACGGCGGCACCGGGCTGGGCCTGTCGATCTCCCGCGACCTGGCCGCTTTGCTGGGCGGCTCCATCAGCGTCAGCAGCACACCGGGAGAGGGCAGCGTGTTCACCCTGGTGTTGCCGCAACAATACGTCGAACCGGGGGACGACCCTGTCGAACCGATGCGTCCAGTGGCGGTAGCGGCAGCCCCGCCCGTGGCGCCGGCCATCTCGGCACCGCTGATTGTCGAAGACATTCCGCGCTTCGACGATGACCGCAACCGGGCGCCGTTCGGCACCCGCTGCATTCTGGTGGTCGAGGACGAGCCGAACTTTGCGCACATTCTCTACGATCTCGCCCATGAGCTGGGTTATCAGTGCCTGGTGGCCCACGGTGCCGATGAAGGCTACGACCTCGCCCGTGAGTTCAGCCCCGACGCGATCCTGCTGGACATGCGTCTGCCCGATCATTCCGGGTTGACCGTCCTGCAACGCCTCAAGGAGCACGCGCAAACCCGACACATACCGGTGCACGTGATTTCCGTCGAAGACCGGGTCGAGGCGGCGATGCACATGGGCGCCATCGGTTATGCGGTCAAGCCCACCACTCGCGAAGAACTCAAGGACGTCTTTGCGCGCCTTGAAGCCAAGCTGACCCAGAAAGTCAAACGCGTGCTGCTGGTGGAAGACGATGACCTGCAGCGCGACAGCATTTCCCGCCTGATCGGCGACGATGACATCGAAATCACCGCCGTCGGCCTGGCCCAGGACGCACTGGACCTGCTGCGTACCACGATCTTCGATTGCATGATCATCGACCTGAAACTGCCGGACATGCTCGGCAATGACCTGCTCAAACGCATGTCGACCGAGGACATCTGCTCGTTTCCGCCGGTGATCGTCTACACCGGGCGCAATCTGACCCGGGACGAAGAAACCGAACTGCGCAAGTATTCGCGCTCGATCATCATCAAGGGCGCGCGTTCGCCCGAGCGCTTGCTGGATGAGGTCACACTTTTTCTGCACAAAGTCGAATCCCGGCTGTCCCATGAACGACAGACCATGCTCAAGACCGCCCGCAGCCGCGACAAGGTGTTCGAGGGGCGCAAAGTGCTGCTGGTGGACGACGACGTACGCAACATCTTCGCCCTCACCAGCGCACTGGAGCAAAAGGGCGCAGTCGTGATCATCGGGCGTAATGGCCTTGAGGCGATTGATCGATTGAATGAAGTCGAGGACATCGATCTGGTGTTGATGGATGTGATGATGCCGGAGATGGATGGCTTCGAAGCCACCACCGAAATCCGCAAGGACCCGCGCTGGCGCAAACTGCCAATCATTGCGGTAACGGCCAAGGCCATGAAGGACGATCAGGAGCGCTGCCTGCAGGCAGGCGCCAACGATTACCTGGCCAAGCCCATCGACCTGGATCGCCTGTTTTCGCTGATTCGTGTGTGGTTGCCGAAGATGGAACGTATCTAGTGGAGCGCAACTACTCAGGTGAGCGAAACAGCGAAATCGAGTTGCGCTTGTTGATCGAGGCGATCTACCTCAAGTACAGCTACGATTTTCGCGATTATTCCGGCGCTTCGATCAAGCGCCGGGTGACGTACGCGCTGAGCCAGTTCGAGTGCGGTACCATTTCGGCCCTGCAGGAGAAGGTTCTGCACGATCCGAAGGCATTCATGCAATTGCTGCAGCTGCTGACGATTCCAGTCAGTGAAATGTTCCGTGATCCCTCGCACTTTCTGGCCATACGCAAGGAAGTGGTGCCGCTGCTCAAGACTTACCCGTCGATCAAGATCTGGATCGCCGGCTGCAGCACGGGCGAAGAGGTCTATTCGATGGCGATTTTGCTGCGCGAAGAAGGCCTGCTCGATCGCACCATCATCTATGCCACCGACATCAACCCGCGCTCCCTGGAAAAAGCCAAGCAAGGCATTTTTTCGATGGAGAATGTCCGGGCCTATACGTCTAATTACCAGCACGCCGGAGGCCAGCGCTCCTTCGCCGATTACTACACGGCAGCCTATGGCTACGCGATTTTCGACAAGTCACTGTGCGAGAACGTGACGTTCGCCGATCACAGCCTGGCGACCGACAGTGTATTTTCAGAGACTCAATTAATTTCTTGTCGTAACGTATTGATTTATTTTAATAAAAAATTGCAGGATCGCGCGTTCGGTTTGTTTCACGAGTCACTGTGCCACCGTGGATTTCTGGTGCTGGGGAGCAAGGAAACCCCGGATTTTTCGGCCTATGGCAATCAATTCGAGTCCTTGGCCAAACAGGAACGGATCTACCGTAAATCATGAACGACGCCATGGGCTTGCCTTCTATAGAAGCAATCGTGATCGGCGCGTCGGCAGGCGGGGTTGAAGCGCTGCTCAATATCCTTACCCCGCTGCGCGAAGGCTTTGGGTTGCCGATCGTTGTGGTGCTGCACCTGCCGGATGAGCGGCGCAGCCACCTGGCGGAAGTATTTGCCCGACGGGTGGCCCTGCCGGTTCTGGAGGCCAGCGACAAAAGTCGCATCGAAGCCGGAACCCTGTATTTCGCCGCGCCCGGTTATCACTTGTCAGTGGAGCAGGACCGCAGCTTTTCCTTGAGCCTTGAAGACCGCGTGCATTATTCGCGACCCGCCATCGACTACCTGTTCGAATCGGCTGCCGATGCCTATGGGCCGAAACTGGCTGCCGTGCTGCTGACCGGCGCCAACCGCGATGGCGCCCACGGCCTGGCGCAGGTCAAGCGACGTGGCGGACTGACGGTCGTGCAGGACCCGGACGAGGCGCAGGTCGCGACCATGCCCCAGGCGGCGCTGGATATTCACCAGCCTGACCACATTCTCACTATCCGCGGCATTGGCCGTTTGCTTGTCGAGCTGGAACAAATCGCATGCTAAGTAATTTCCAGGCCAAACTGCTGATCGTCGACGATCTGCCGGAAAACCTGCTGGCGCTCGAAGCGCTGATCAAGCGCGAGGATCGCATCGTCTACAAGGCGCTTTGCGCCGATGAAGCCTTGTCGCTGTTGTTGCAGCACGAATTCGCCATGGCCATTCTCGATGTGCAGATGCCCGGCATGAATGGTTTTGAACTGGCCGAGTTGATGCGTGGCACGGAAAAGACCAAAAACATTCCGATCGTGTTCGTCAGTGCCGCCGGTCGCGAGCTGAATTACGCGTTCAAGGGCTATGAAAGCGGTGCCGTGGACTTCCTGCACAAACCGCTGGACATTCATGCCGTCAAGAGCAAGGTCAATGTGTTCGTCGAGCTGTTTCGTCAGAGCAAGGCCATGAAGCAACAGGTCGAGGCGCTGGAGCAGAGCCGGCGCGAGCAGGAAGCGTTGCTCAAGCGCTTGCAGAGTACCCAGCTGGAGTTGGAGCAGGCCGTGCGGATGCGCGATGACTTCATGTCGATCGTCGCCCACGAAGTGCGCACGCCGCTCAATGGCCTGATCCTCGAGACCCAGTTGCGCAAGATGCACCTTGCCCGGGATAACGCTGCGGCGTTTACCCTCGACAAGATGCAGGCCATGGTCGAACGCGATGAGCGGCAGATCAAAAGCCTGATTCGCCTGATCGAAGACATGCTCGATGTGTCGCGTATTCGCACCGGCAAGCTGTCGATTCGACCGACACGCTTCGATCTGTCGGAACGGGTTCGCAACCTGTTGCAGAACTTCGCCGCACAGATCGAGGCCGCCGAGTCGTCGGTGACCCTGGTGGCCGAGCAACCGGTGGTCGGCCAATGGGATGAGTTTCGTATCGAGCAGGTCATTTCCAATCTGCTGACCAACGCCCTGCGTTACGGGGCCAAGAGTCCGATCACCGTGAAGGTGTACAGTGAGCGTGGTGAAGCACGGGTGGAAGTGCGTGACTTCGGGATCGGCATCAGTGAAGAGAACCAGCACAGGATTTTCCAGCAGTTCGAGCGCGTCACGGCCAAACACGCCGTCGCCGGGCTTGGGTTGGGATTGTTTATTTCTGAACAGATAGTGACCGCCCATGGCGGTACCATTACCGTCGAAAGCCGGATTGGCGAAGGCGCCCTGTTTCGCGTTTGTCTGCCGCTGTAGGAAAACAGTCTGATAAACGCAACCTCTGATCGACCTCACGGTCGTATCAGCAGCAATTGACCGAACAAAGGCTTCCCATGAGTGAAGATGCACAAGACGTCGTATTGATCGTCGAAGATGACCCCTCGATTCTGATGGTGCTGTCGGCCTATCTGTCGGGGGAGGGCTACCGGGTACTGCAGGCCGAAAACGGCGAGCAGGCCTTCGAAATCCTTGCCAGCAAGCCCCACCTGGACATGATGATCACCGACTTCCGCCTGCCGGGCGGAATCTCCGGCGTGCAGATCGCCGAGCCCGCGATCAAGCTGCGACCGGAGCTGAAGGTGATATTCATCAGCGGCTATCCGCAGGAAATCCGTGAAACCGACAGCCCGATCACGCGCACGGCGCCTATCCTCGCCAAACCGTTCGACCTGGATGTGTTGCAGGAAATGATGCAGGACATGCTGTCCTGAGGGCAGCAGGAGCTGCCTTCGGCAACGCCTGCTGGGTCGGGTGCTTCAGACGCTGATCATCTCCCGCACCTTCGCCGTCAACAGGTCGAAGGTGAACGGCTTGGTGATCATCTGCATGCCAGGGTCGAGGAAACCCCCGCGCACCGCCGCGTGCTCGGCATAGCCGGTGATGAACAAGACCTTGAGCCCGGGCCGGTACTGCCTGCCGATTTCCGCCAGTTGCCGGCCGTTCATGCCGGGCAGGCCGACGTCGCTGATCATCAGGTCGATACGCTGCCCCGAATCGAGAATCGGCAACGCGGCGGCCGCATCGCCAGCCTCGACGAAGGCATAGCCCAGCTCGCTCAACACGGTACTCACCAACACCCGGACCGCCGGGTCATCCTCGACGATCAGTACCGTTTCGCCATTCTGCGCGAACAGAGGATGCTGGCGATCGACCGGATTGTCCCGGGGCAGGTCGCCACCGAAGCGCGGCAGGAACAGGCTCACTGTTGTGCCTTGGTCCACTTCGCTTTGAATGGCGACATGGCCCCGGGATTGTTTGCTGAAGCCATAGATCATCGACAACCCCAGGCCGGTGCCCTGACCGATAGGCTTGGTGGTGAAGAACGGGTCGAAAGCCCGGCTGATGGTGCTTTGCGGCATGCCGCAGCCATTGTCGGTGACACTGAGTACCACATAGTCCCCCGGTTTGAGGTTGCTGTGGGCTTCGGTGAAGCGGGCGTCCAGTTGCTGGTTCGCGGTCCGCACCACCAGTTTGCCGCCATCGGGCATGGCATCGCGGGCGTTGATAACCAGGTTGAGCAGGGCACTTTCCAGTTGATTGGGATCGGCCTCGGCCACCCATAGGTGCTCGCTCAGCTGCATTTCCAGATGGATGCTTTCGTTGATGCTGCGTTGCAGCAACTCGCCCATGGAAATCACCAGGTTGTTCATCTCCACCGGTTTGGAATCCAGCGACTGGCGACGGGAGAACGCCAACAGACGGTGAGTCAGGCCCGCCGCGCGATTGGCCGAGGTCACGCCCAGGTCGATCAGGCTGTCCAGATCCTCGGTGCGGCCACGGGCCAGACGCCGGCGCAGCAACTCCAGGCTACCGATGATGCCCGTCAGCATGTTGTTGAAGTCATGGGCGATACCGCCAGTGAGTTGGCCGACTGCCTCCATTTTCTGCGACTGGCGCAACACTTCTTCGTTGTGACGCAGCTGTGCGGTGCGTTCTTCGACTTGCTGCTCAAGGGTTTCGAGGGTGTTCTGCAAGCGCAGTTCGCTTTGGCTCAAGTCGATCAGCCGGTCCCGGGCCTCGTACTGTCGTCGACGTCCGCGCAGCGCAGTGGTCACCAGGCTGATCAATGTCTCCGGATGAAAGGGCCGCTCAAGGAAGGTGACATTGCCCAGCTGCGGGCCAAAACGAGAGGCGGGGTTTTGTTCCGGACCGCCATGATGGGTCAACAATACGATCGGCAGGTCCGACCAGGCCGGCTGCTGCTCGATCAGGCCCAGCAACGGGTCCAGATCAACGCCCAACAAGGCCTCGGCGGAAATCAGCAGCAACCCCGCACCTTGTTCCAGTTCCCGGCAGAGCTCGACCAGACCTGCGCAGACAATCCCGTCGAATCCCGCTTCTCGGAGCAACATCAAGGCGATCTGGCCGTCACGTCCCAGCGGCGCGAGGATGATCGCGCGCTCGGACGTGGCTTCGATCGCCGTCACGGGATTTCATCCCCGAGCAACGGGTTGCTGGCGCCCATATAAGTGGGTACGCCACGCAAAACGCCCTGGAATGATTCCAACGGCTCACCGATGGTCATGCCATGGTTGCTGATGCGGTACTCGCGAATGGTGGATTCATGGCTGCCGGTGCGTTTCTTGATCACCGAAATCGCCCGGCGTACCTTGCCCACGGCTTCGAAGTAGCGCAGCAGAATCACCGTGTCCGCCAGATAAGTGATGTCCACCGGGGCCTGCATATCGCCGACCAGTCCATGCTGGGCGACGGTCATGAAGGTCGCGGCGCCCTGGCGGTTGAGATACAGCAGCAGCTCGTGCATGTGCAGGACCAGGGCGTTCTCTTCGGGCATGGCCGCCTGGTAGCCGTTAATGCTGTCGATGACCACGGTCTTGATGTTGCGCTCGTCGACGCAGCGACGAACCCTGTGGGAGAACTCGCCGGGGGACAGTTCAGCGGCATCCACCTGTTCGATCAGCAAGTTGCCGCTGTGCTGCAGTCCCTGCAAATCGATACCGATGTTTTTCATGCGCTCGAACAGCAGGCCCAGTTCTTCGTCGAAAATGAACAAGGCGGCTTTTTCACCCCTGGCGACGGCGGCGGCTGCGAAGATCATGGAAATGAGGGATTTGCCGGTACCGGCCGGACCGAGAATCAACGTGCTGGAGCCGGTTTCAATACCGCCGCCGAGCAGCGCGTCCATTTCCGCGATGCCGCTGGTCAATTGCTGGCGCAGGTAGCGCCCTCGGTGTTCGGCGGCCACCAGGCGTGGAAACACATGCACGCCATCGCCCATGATGGTGAAGTCGTGAAAGCCACCACGGTATTTCTGACCCCGGTACTTCACCACCCGGATACGCCGCCGTTCGGCGCCGTAGTTGGGGGTCAGTTCCTCCAGGCGGATCACGCCGTGGGCCACGCTGTGCACGGTTTTGTCGAGGGACTCGGTAGTCAGGTCGTCCAGCAGCAACACGGTGGCGTCGTAACGCACGAAGTAATGCTTGATCGCGAGGATCTGCCGGCGGTAGCGCAATGAGCTTTGCGCCAGCAGACGGATCTCGGACAGGCTGTCGAGCACCACGCGGGTTGGCTTGAAACGCTCGACCACTTCGAAGATCTGCTTGGTGGCCTCACCCAATTCCAGGTCAGAGGAGTACAGCAGCGACTGCTGGTGCTGGGCATTGAGCAGGCTTTCCGGCGGCGTCAGTTCGAAAATATGCACGTTTTCGCCCAGTTCCCAGCCGTGGGACCGGGCGCCCTGGCGCAGTTCGCGCTCGGTTTCGGACAGGGTGATGTACAACGAGCGTTCGCCGGCCTGGGCGCCAGCCAACAGAAAGTGCAGGGCAACGGTGGTCTTGCCGGTGCCCGGTTCGCCCTCCAGTAGAAACACGTGGCCGCGAGAGAGTCCGCCATCGAGGATGTCATCCAGCCCTTCGATACCGGTGGCGGCTTTTACACTGATCAACTCGTTGGATATAGACAAAAAATGCCCTCTCTTGACTAGGGGAACGAGGCAGTGGGCGCTGAGTGCCACAAGGTCTGCCTGTTCACTTGACCTTTGGTCGAGACGAGCGTTCAAGAAAATTTACGCAGGGATATC
Proteins encoded in this window:
- a CDS encoding response regulator; the encoded protein is MTSESSVDEQRFRKLLSRNIRLPLGVGVVSAVFFVSLIMYLLSTIQWVEHTDRVINNANEALKLTVDLETGMRGFLLSSDEKFLEPYETAKPRIEVVLKTLLELTGDNPAQTDRLHRLQALQQEWADYAKSMIDLQRSSGDYRGAVRAGKGKRLTDEIRKQFEDVIDMEQQLRTTRNDEVRRTTVWSIGLYLLFIAGISGLLAYIGRRDLLNLSNSYSANLAAQQASAHRLEQQAWLRNGQTQLAEQVLGQLSLNVLGRNILQFCAQYLGSAVAALYVREEHGGLRRVASYGFSREQEAIDQQIYSDEGIVGQVAQQARLIRLDNVPSDYFKVTSGLGQGLPHSVLVVPTSDDDRVNGVIELGFLRPLIDRDIELLELIAANIGTSIEAARYRQRLQEVLAETQQLNEELQVQQEELKTANEELEEQSRILKESQAHLETQQVELEQTNEQLAEQATILAEQRDAMDLKNTELNQAQRQLEERAEELQRSSKYKSEFLANMSHELRTPLNSSLILAKLLAENPQENLSAEQVKFAESIYSAGNDLLNLINDILDISKVEAGKLEIRPENTSVARLVDGLRGMFQALATDKQLAFHATLEDSAPSLIFTDRQRLEQVIKNLLSNAVKFTEKGSVSLSVASAPNHGIAFTVRDTGIGIAEDQQESIFEAFRQADGTTNRRYGGTGLGLSISRDLAALLGGSISVSSTPGEGSVFTLVLPQQYVEPGDDPVEPMRPVAVAAAPPVAPAISAPLIVEDIPRFDDDRNRAPFGTRCILVVEDEPNFAHILYDLAHELGYQCLVAHGADEGYDLAREFSPDAILLDMRLPDHSGLTVLQRLKEHAQTRHIPVHVISVEDRVEAAMHMGAIGYAVKPTTREELKDVFARLEAKLTQKVKRVLLVEDDDLQRDSISRLIGDDDIEITAVGLAQDALDLLRTTIFDCMIIDLKLPDMLGNDLLKRMSTEDICSFPPVIVYTGRNLTRDEETELRKYSRSIIIKGARSPERLLDEVTLFLHKVESRLSHERQTMLKTARSRDKVFEGRKVLLVDDDVRNIFALTSALEQKGAVVIIGRNGLEAIDRLNEVEDIDLVLMDVMMPEMDGFEATTEIRKDPRWRKLPIIAVTAKAMKDDQERCLQAGANDYLAKPIDLDRLFSLIRVWLPKMERI
- a CDS encoding ATPase domain-containing protein, whose protein sequence is MSISNELISVKAATGIEGLDDILDGGLSRGHVFLLEGEPGTGKTTVALHFLLAGAQAGERSLYITLSETERELRQGARSHGWELGENVHIFELTPPESLLNAQHQQSLLYSSDLELGEATKQIFEVVERFKPTRVVLDSLSEIRLLAQSSLRYRRQILAIKHYFVRYDATVLLLDDLTTESLDKTVHSVAHGVIRLEELTPNYGAERRRIRVVKYRGQKYRGGFHDFTIMGDGVHVFPRLVAAEHRGRYLRQQLTSGIAEMDALLGGGIETGSSTLILGPAGTGKSLISMIFAAAAVARGEKAALFIFDEELGLLFERMKNIGIDLQGLQHSGNLLIEQVDAAELSPGEFSHRVRRCVDERNIKTVVIDSINGYQAAMPEENALVLHMHELLLYLNRQGAATFMTVAQHGLVGDMQAPVDITYLADTVILLRYFEAVGKVRRAISVIKKRTGSHESTIREYRISNHGMTIGEPLESFQGVLRGVPTYMGASNPLLGDEIP
- a CDS encoding chemotaxis protein CheB; amino-acid sequence: MNDAMGLPSIEAIVIGASAGGVEALLNILTPLREGFGLPIVVVLHLPDERRSHLAEVFARRVALPVLEASDKSRIEAGTLYFAAPGYHLSVEQDRSFSLSLEDRVHYSRPAIDYLFESAADAYGPKLAAVLLTGANRDGAHGLAQVKRRGGLTVVQDPDEAQVATMPQAALDIHQPDHILTIRGIGRLLVELEQIAC
- a CDS encoding response regulator, translating into MTAIEATSERAIILAPLGRDGQIALMLLREAGFDGIVCAGLVELCRELEQGAGLLLISAEALLGVDLDPLLGLIEQQPAWSDLPIVLLTHHGGPEQNPASRFGPQLGNVTFLERPFHPETLISLVTTALRGRRRQYEARDRLIDLSQSELRLQNTLETLEQQVEERTAQLRHNEEVLRQSQKMEAVGQLTGGIAHDFNNMLTGIIGSLELLRRRLARGRTEDLDSLIDLGVTSANRAAGLTHRLLAFSRRQSLDSKPVEMNNLVISMGELLQRSINESIHLEMQLSEHLWVAEADPNQLESALLNLVINARDAMPDGGKLVVRTANQQLDARFTEAHSNLKPGDYVVLSVTDNGCGMPQSTISRAFDPFFTTKPIGQGTGLGLSMIYGFSKQSRGHVAIQSEVDQGTTVSLFLPRFGGDLPRDNPVDRQHPLFAQNGETVLIVEDDPAVRVLVSTVLSELGYAFVEAGDAAAALPILDSGQRIDLMISDVGLPGMNGRQLAEIGRQYRPGLKVLFITGYAEHAAVRGGFLDPGMQMITKPFTFDLLTAKVREMISV
- a CDS encoding response regulator encodes the protein MSEDAQDVVLIVEDDPSILMVLSAYLSGEGYRVLQAENGEQAFEILASKPHLDMMITDFRLPGGISGVQIAEPAIKLRPELKVIFISGYPQEIRETDSPITRTAPILAKPFDLDVLQEMMQDMLS
- a CDS encoding hybrid sensor histidine kinase/response regulator, with translation MLSNFQAKLLIVDDLPENLLALEALIKREDRIVYKALCADEALSLLLQHEFAMAILDVQMPGMNGFELAELMRGTEKTKNIPIVFVSAAGRELNYAFKGYESGAVDFLHKPLDIHAVKSKVNVFVELFRQSKAMKQQVEALEQSRREQEALLKRLQSTQLELEQAVRMRDDFMSIVAHEVRTPLNGLILETQLRKMHLARDNAAAFTLDKMQAMVERDERQIKSLIRLIEDMLDVSRIRTGKLSIRPTRFDLSERVRNLLQNFAAQIEAAESSVTLVAEQPVVGQWDEFRIEQVISNLLTNALRYGAKSPITVKVYSERGEARVEVRDFGIGISEENQHRIFQQFERVTAKHAVAGLGLGLFISEQIVTAHGGTITVESRIGEGALFRVCLPL
- a CDS encoding CheR family methyltransferase, whose amino-acid sequence is MERNYSGERNSEIELRLLIEAIYLKYSYDFRDYSGASIKRRVTYALSQFECGTISALQEKVLHDPKAFMQLLQLLTIPVSEMFRDPSHFLAIRKEVVPLLKTYPSIKIWIAGCSTGEEVYSMAILLREEGLLDRTIIYATDINPRSLEKAKQGIFSMENVRAYTSNYQHAGGQRSFADYYTAAYGYAIFDKSLCENVTFADHSLATDSVFSETQLISCRNVLIYFNKKLQDRAFGLFHESLCHRGFLVLGSKETPDFSAYGNQFESLAKQERIYRKS